From the Armatimonadota bacterium genome, the window TCAGGAACTCCACCGCGTCCGCGCCATCGGTTTCCAGGGGTTTCGGCGCGAGCTTCACCTCGAAGCGAGCGCGAGGCATGGCTAGCTCACTCAGCTCCTGTGCCACCGCCTGCTCGAAGCGTCGCGCCCCTTCACGGCGTAGCCTGCTCAACTCCGCCGCCAGCTGCTGTGCTTTCTCCTCCTTCTGCCTCAGCGCGCTTGCCAGCTCCTCCGCTCGCTCCTCCCCGCCCTGCAGACGTTCCATCTTCTCCGTTACCTCGCGCAGGTAGTCCAGTACCGCCTCCACGGTATCACCATATTTGCGTTTCAGCGTGCGAATGAGGTGTAGGCGGTCCTGTACCTCGCTCAGGCGTTCAGGATTGAACTCTACGCGGTCGCGATAGGCACGCAGCTCGGCAGAGGCATCCTGCGCCGTGTACAGAGCGTTTTGCAGGTTTTCCACCAGCGGCTGCAGGTCGGCATCGATAGGCAGAATCTCTTCCAAGGTGCGCACTGCCTGTGCCAGCAGGTCTATCGCTGCCGGTTCGCCCGCCGTCAGCAGTTCGTATGCGGTCTCGGCAGTGGCGAACAGCTTCTCGGCGTGCGCAAGGCGACGCTCCTCTGCCAGCAGTTCCTCCTCCTCGCCGGGCGTCAGGCGCGCCTGCTCAATCTCCTGCTTTTGGAAAGTGTAAAGGTCCAGCAGATGTGCCCTTTCGCGGGCATCTGCTTGCAAAGTGCTGAGCTCGCGTTGCAGGGAACGCATCTCACGCACGCACTCGCCTACTTCCGCCTTCAGCGACAGCACTTTTTGCCCGCACCATTCGTCCAGAAAGCGCATCTGTTCGCTCGCATTGA encodes:
- a CDS encoding DNA repair protein RecN, encoding MLVELAVEQIAIIDRLNLRFEPGLNVLTGETGAGKSILIDALSLALGERAEAEMLRAGAEHAQVTAVFDISGSVRLQERLQALGVTPEDGLLYLTRELFAGGRSQARINGRPVPIATLKAVGDLLVDLHGQHQHQSLFNASEQMRFLDEWCGQKVLSLKAEVGECVREMRSLQRELSTLQADARERAHLLDLYTFQKQEIEQARLTPGEEEELLAEERRLAHAEKLFATAETAYELLTAGEPAAIDLLAQAVRTLEEILPIDADLQPLVENLQNALYTAQDASAELRAYRDRVEFNPERLSEVQDRLHLIRTLKRKYGDTVEAVLDYLREVTEKMERLQGGEERAEELASALRQKEEKAQQLAAELSRLRREGARRFEQAVAQELSELAMPRARFEVKLAPKPLETDGADAVEFLIAPNPGEPPRPLSRIASGGELSRVMLAIKSVLAGVEDVPTLVFDEIDIGIGGRTAGVVGEKLQSLSRQRQILCITHLPQIASRARWHLLIEKREAEGRTVTAVTPVEGEARVHEIARMLGDTGEGALRHAREMLETVR